Proteins from a genomic interval of Debaryomyces hansenii CBS767 chromosome E complete sequence:
- a CDS encoding DEHA2E15026p (similar to uniprot|P38090 Saccharomyces cerevisiae YBR132C AGP2 High affinity polyamine permease preferentially uses spermidine over putrescine): MIKQFLNDNFVPRIPKKVEAQEIKETEVEASGSAKHRSLDGKEEKDAMMNDGREQKSDGNSIFTVSTNSTADNSNHLHRSLRGRHVQLLGIGATIGSALFVSIGKALAKGGPLNLLLAFIFWSIPILFITVSTAEMVTYLPITSPFVRLAGRCCDEALEIMTAWNFWFLCCAQIPFEVTTVNSIIHFWRDDYSPAITLAVQIVLYFIINLLGVAVYGETEFWLSLGKVILATGLIIFTFIAMVGGNPQHDVFGFRYWKNPGPMNTYDHGGDLGRFQGFLACLIQACFTFAGPEYISCVASETVNPRKTLPSAFKQVFIRLSVFFVGGALCVGILVAYDDPVLVANMGASSPGAGGSPYVIAMQNLNIKVLPDIINALLVTAAFSAGNSYTFCSSRVLYGFALDGYAPKIFTATTKSGIPLYCVIVSLLWSLISFLQLGEQASVVLDWIMNLITSCQLMNFTILCVVYVFFYRALKAQGIDRRTLPFRSWYQPWLAIIGGSLAFVMIFVSCYEVFEPGQWDVKSFLFTYLFVFINIGIFVGVKLIKRTKWKNAKDVDLVTGLKEVELYEEEFYLQAARDREIKEDGQIKMKWHEKFFTFIFGSEL, from the coding sequence ATGATTAAACAGTTTTTGAACGATAATTTTGTTCCTCGAATTCCAAAGAAGGTCGAGGCTCAGGAGATTAAAGAGACGGAGGTTGAAGCTTCGGGGTCAGCAAAACATAGATCCCTTGATGGAAAGGAAGAGAAGGATGCAATGATGAACGATGGGAGAGAACAAAAAAGTGATGGTAATTCGATTTTCACTGTTTCGACGAATTCTACTGCAGACAATTCAAACCATTTACATCGGTCATTGAGAGGTAGACATGTTCAATTATTGGGAATCGGTGCCACAATTGGTTCCGCTTTGTTTGTTTCTATTGGTAAAGCGTTGGCCAAGGGTGGTCCGTTGAATTTGTTATTGgcatttatattttggtCAATTCCTATCTTATTTATAACTGTTTCTACGGCAGAAATGGTTACTTATTTACCTATTACGTCGCCATTCGTGAGATTGGCAGGTAGATGCTGTGACGAAGCTTTGGAAATTATGACGGCGTGGAATTTCTGGTTTTTATGTTGTGCGCAAATTCCTTTCGAAGTTACTACGGTTAATTCTATTATCCACTTTTGGCGAGACGATTACTCACCAGCAATTACTTTGGCCGTTCAGATCGTTctttattttatcatcaatcTTTTAGGTGTTGCCGTTTACGGGGAAACAGAGTTCTGGTTGTCGTTGGGTAAGGTTATTTTGGCAACGGGATTGATCATTTTTACATTTATTGCCATGGTTGGTGGGAACCCACAGCACGATGTATTTGGATTCCGTTATTGGAAAAACCCAGGACCAATGAACACATATGATCATGGTGGCGATTTAGGAAGATTTCAGGGGTTTTTAGCATGTTTAATTCAAGCATGTTTTACGTTTGCTGGACCTGAATATATCAGTTGTGTTGCTTCGGAGACGGTTAATCCTAGAAAGACTTTGCCATCTGCGTTTAAGCAAGTATTCATCAGGTTATCTGTGTTTTTTGTTGGAGGTGCTCTTTGTGTCGGTATTTTAGTAGCTTATGACGATCCGGTATTAGTAGCTAACATGGGCGCAAGTTCTCCAGGAGCAGGCGGATCGCCTTATGTTATTGCAATGCAaaacttgaatattaaaGTCTTGCCGGATATTATCAATGCTTTGTTAGTCACAGCAGCATTTTCGGCTGGTAACTCTTACACCTTTTGTTCATCAAGAGTATTATATGGTTTCGCATTAGATGGATATGCTCCTAAAATTTTTACTGCCACTACCAAATCTGGTATACCATTATACTGTGTAATAGTTTCCTTATTATGGTCgttaatttctttcttaCAATTAGGCGAGCAAGCCTCAGTCGTGTTAGATTGGAttatgaatttgataacttcatgtcaattgatgaattttaCCATCTTGTGTGTGGTTTATGTTTTTTTCTATAGAGCATTGAAGGCCCAAGGAATCGATAGAAGAACATTACCATTCAGGTCTTGGTACCAGCCATGGTTGGCAATTATTGGTGGTAGTCTTGCATTTGTCATGATCTTTGTCAGTTGTTACGAGGTTTTCGAACCAGGTCAATGGGACGTTAAATCGTTTTTATTTACCTATCTTTTcgttttcatcaacattgGTATTTTTGTTGGTGTTAAGCTAATCAAGAGAACAAAGTGGAAGAATGCAAAGGACGTTGATTTGGTTACTGGTCTCAAAGAAGTGGAATTGtacgaagaagaattctACTTGCAAGCAGCCCGTGATCGAGAGATTAAGGAAGATGGccaaatcaaaatgaagTGGCATGAAAAGTTTTTCACATTCATTTTTGGAAGTGAGCTTTAA
- a CDS encoding DEHA2E15048p (some similarities with uniprot|Q12361 Saccharomyces cerevisiae YDL035c GPR1 Plasma membrane G protein coupled receptor (GPCR)), producing the protein MSFTTSIMSELNTVSTSSSSIAVASIFQREPSENQIYLFTTYQTWMQRVLAISSSSTSIVFCLVSLYAFLAIDPRRLVFRHQLIAFLLSFDLLKAVVLLLYPSLALSYDSSYYDPTLCQVIGFFTAVAIEGADLAILAFAIHTFLLIFKPNLSIRVGNSGFVEGGLFKYRYYVYGLSFVIPIVMASLAYINKLGYDSLICWCYLPRSPTWYRFVLSWVPRYIIVIIIITVYCVIYFHIIREFKVVGGMFTTMHRQRLQGRPNSFQHEKPSFLSAIKYFCRDMKDRIIPQFVLPEAKKHISTETTPSEYITSNAEDKDDENNTTKPNYGVDIENIMDDPEIQEQNLEQFKQRQKLIAKQMKSIFVYPFAYCSIWLFPFCLSITQVNYEQTHHPVYWLNYVSAFMMPFNGFVDTLVFFYREEPWKYTILKNFERENALRMSEMSHYDSLQDTNSLTTSTRFTKRSLSASMGLDINNSSKWRKVLNWLGLPFFQLPTEETIAAFHAKLVNGDIENIKADQSTEGIGNDGMTLQFHHDFSNILNVDVSENEFRSGLNRYSLNSSRNNMKSSENSHMSITNTLMGKRTNSNASSVRSPRSSRASFSDIGEAGNKSRNSSLSDLSQKNNINYHLSPNPNINKLVSYQKSKSKRGSTMPSHSPAVSHRHSDKRNNIRTANNFRAKSDTDEIDFMEFLKRGS; encoded by the coding sequence ATGAGTTTCACTACGTCAATTATGTCCGAATTAAATACGGTATCGACTTCAAGCTCTAGTATAGCCGTGGCTAGCATATTTCAGCGGGAGCCATCAGAGAACCAGATATATCTTTTCACAACTTATCAAACTTGGATGCAAAGGGTACTAGCTATCTCATCGTCGAGTACCTCGATCGTTTTCTGCCTAGTTTCATTATACGCCTTCTTAGCGATAGACCCCCGGAGATTGGTATTTAGACACCAGTTGATTGCATTTTTATTAAGCTTTGATTTGCTAAAGGCAGTTGTGCTATTGTTGTATCCTTCATTAGCATTGTCATACGACCTGTCGTATTATGATCCCACGTTATGTCAAGTAATTGGTTTCTTCACGGCGGTAGCCATCGAGGGCGCAGACTTGGCCATTTTGGCGTTTGCCATTCATACATTTCTTCTCATTTTCAAACCGAACTTATCCATAAGGGTGGGTAATAGTGGTTTTGTTGAGGGTGGCTTGTTTAAGTATCGCTATTATGTATATGGATTGTCATTCGTGATACCGATTGTGATGGCAAGTCTAGCATACATTAACAAGTTGGGATATGATTCGCTTATTTGCTGGTGTTATCTTCCACGGTCTCCAACATGGTATAGGTTCGTTTTAAGCTGGGTACCGCGTTACATTATCgtgattattattataacaGTTTATTGCGTTATCTATTTCCACATAATCAGAGAATTTAAAGTAGTCGGCGGTATGTTCACGACTATGCATAGACAAAGACTACAAGGACGGCCAAACAGCTTCCAGCATGAAAAACCGTCATTTCTTTCCGCTATAAAATACTTCTGCAGAGACATGAAGGATCGAATTATTCCTCAGTTTGTCTTACCCGAAGCCAAGAAACATATAAGTACAGAAACAACCCCATCAGAGTATATAACCAGCAATGCAGAGGATAAGGacgatgaaaataatacgACTAAGCCAAATTATGGGGTGGATATTGAGAATATCATGGATGATCCTGAGATTCAGGAACAAAATTTAGAGCAATTTAAACAAAGACAGAAACTCATTGCTAAGCAAATGAAGTCTATTTTCGTATATCCATTTGCATACTGTTCTATTTGGTTGTTTCCTTTTTGTCTAAGCATAACTCAGGTCAACTATGAACAGACACATCATCCAGTATACTGGCTAAATTATGTGAGTGCATTTATGATGCCATTTAATGGATTCGTTGATACATTAGTATTCTTTTACAGAGAGGAGCCATGGAAGTACacaatattaaaaaatttcgAAAGGGAGAATGCGTTAAGAATGAGCGAGATGTCACATTACGATAGTTTACAAGATACTAATTCACTAACTACGAGTACAAGGTTTACAAAAAGGTCACTTAGCGCAAGTATGGGACTTGAcatcaataattcttctaaatgGAGGAAAGTTTTGAACTGGCTAGGATTACCATTCTTCCAATTACCCACCGAAGAAACAATCGCAGCATTTCATGCAAAACTTGTGAATggtgatattgaaaatataaaggCCGACCAGTCAACCGAAGGAATAGGTAATGACGGCATGACTTTGCAATTTCATCATGACTTTTCCAATATCTTGAACGTGGATGTGTCAGAGAACGAATTCAGATCGGGCTTGAATCGCTACTCATTGAATAGTTCTCGCAATAATATGAAGAGTTCTGAAAATTCCCATATGTCTATCACGAATACATTAATGGGCAAAAGAACAAACAGTAATGCATCATCTGTAAGATCACCAAGGTCTAGTCGAGCTTCATTTAGTGATATCGGCGAAGCAGGTAATAAATCGagaaattcttctttatctgATCTATCACagaagaataatataaacTATCATCTTTCTCCAAATCCgaatattaataagttAGTGAGCTACCAGAAACTGAAATCGAAACGAGGCTCTACTATGCCATCTCATTCGCCTGCAGTTTCACATAGACATCTGGACAAACGAAATAATATCAGAActgcaaataattttagAGCTAAATCTGATACAGACGAAATTGACTTCATGGAGTTTTTGAAGAGGGGCTCTTGA
- a CDS encoding DEHA2E15070p (weakly similar to uniprot|P36172 Saccharomyces cerevisiae YKR105C Hypothetical ORF), whose product MTRSTDEETNNVSEEQLTNCEKSGRNTSSEIDNRSESMSGISEGERPSQLGESDGNRNSKSKKYYESNAGDGTKATDHHLTGLPLIATLVSCFTSLFIVALDQTIVSTILTTVGSEFHNFEKIGWLTSGYLLSLACLASIYGKVSIAFGRKYTLVWGILVFEAGSVVCARAQNMDTLIAGRVIQGIGGSCVQALTIIIMTEAVILSRRALAFILIGVCFSLASVIGPFIGGAFATHVTWRWCFYVNLPVGGFAIVLLIVCFHPPKPKGNFKEKLARIDYLGVFLLTSGLVLVLLGLTFGGVDFSWNSAAIILLFVLGGLLIIVFCIYNFKISKDPIIIKEVIIIPQIFAASWSATFNFAFFMANLTYLAIYFQVIFNASPWQSGVDLLPMVISVSLSSIANGVFMRFTRYVKVTMLISTTLGPIGCGLLLLLEKDSPARDRIGLLIISGISVGLQFQSSLLAAQLEAPPDVEGSLILTTIFLNFLKSTGATVAVTLAQLIYQATGTSYINSLLNRLEKGSTEYESLKKVPVKTLISTPSLIQSLPDSAKEMVLDQFMKALKNVFYLGLAFSCAGFIVSLFTTNKKIPRHENVKKAGDECDDEALIGDQNSTNADTAGNQLPPSIEGNK is encoded by the coding sequence ATGACAAGGAGTACAGATGAAGAGACTAATAATGTGTCCGAAGAACAACTTACCAACTGTGAAAAATCTGGAAGAAATACTTCAAGTGAAATAGATAATAGAAGTGAGTCGATGAGTGGTATTAGTGAAGGCGAGAGGCCAAGTCAATTGGGAGAAAGTGATGGAAATAGGAATtcgaaatcaaagaaatattacGAAAGTAATGCTGGAGATGGCACGAAGGCTACAGATCATCACTTAACAGGGCTTCCATTGATTGCTACTTTAGTAAGCTGTTTCACTAGTTTGTTCATTGTTGCATTAGACCAAACTATTGTATCTACTATACTTACAACTGTGGGAAGTGAGTTCCacaattttgaaaagataGGATGGCTAACCTCAGGGTacttattatcattagcaTGTCTTGCATCAATCTACGGTAAAGTATCCATTGCATTCGGAAGAAAATATACATTAGTATGGGGAATTCTAGTCTTTGAAGCTGGTTCAGTTGTTTGTGCAAGAGCTCAGAATATGGACACTTTAATAGCAGGTAGAGTTATACAGGGTATTGGAGGAAGCTGTGTACAAGCTTTAACTATTATAATTATGACAGAAGCTGTAATTTTAAGTCGTAGAGCGCTTGCATTCATTTTGATAGGTGTTTGCTTCTCGCTTGCTAGTGTAATTGGACCTTTCATCGGAGGTGCATTTGCAACTCATGTTACGTGGAGATGGTGTTTTTATGTGAACTTACCAGTGGGTGGGTTTGCTATTGTATTATTGATTGTATGTTTTCACCCACCGAAACCCAAGGGCaattttaaagaaaagCTCGCaagaattgattatttgggCGTATTTCTCTTAACTAGTGGGTTAGTTTTGGTATTACTAGGGTTGACATTTGGCGGTGTTGATTTTTCTTGGAATTCGGCTGCCATAATACTTCTTTTCGTCTTAGGAGGACTATTAATCATAGTATTCTGCATATATAACTTCAAGATATCCAAGGATccaattataattaaagaggttattattattccaCAAATATTTGCAGCTTCGTGGAGTGCAACCTTCAATTTTGCATTTTTCATGGCAAACTTGACCTATCTTGCCATTTATTTCCAAGTCATATTCAATGCTTCACCGTGGCAATCCGGTGTAGATTTATTACCAATGGTTATTTCAGTTTCACTATCATCAATTGCAAATGGTGTTTTCATGCGGTTCACGAGATATGTTAAAGTTACAATGTTGATATCAACTACTCTTGGACCAATTGGTTGTGGTTTGCTATTATTGTTGGAAAAAGATTCACCAGCCAGGGATAGAATaggtttattaattatatccGGTATTTCTGTAGgacttcaatttcaaagttcATTACTCGCGGCCCAACTAGAAGCACCTCCAGATGTTGAAGGTTCCTTAATTTTAACCACAatctttttgaatttccTTAAGTCTACCGGTGCCACCGTGGCTGTTACCTTAGCTCAGTTAATTTATCAGGCAACTGGCACTTCGTACATTAATAGTTTATTAAATAGACTAGAAAAAGGTTCTACGGAATACGAATCTTTAAAAAAGGTTCCAGTGAAGACATTGATTTCTACCCCATCTCTTATTCAAAGTTTGCCAGACTCCGCCAAGGAAATGGTTTTAGATCAGTTCATGAAAGCACTAAAAAATGTTTTCTATTTAGGACTTGCGTTTTCATGTGCCGGGTTTATTGTATCGTTATTTACGACCAATAAGAAGATTCCAAGGCATGAAAATGTAAAGAAGGCTGGGGATGAATGTGATGATGAAGCATTAATAGGTGATCAAAATTCTACAAATGCTGATACTGCTGGTAACCAGCTTCCTCCCTCAATAGAAggtaataaataa
- a CDS encoding DEHA2E15092p (similar to uniprot|P33895 Saccharomyces cerevisiae YOL069W NUF2 Component of the evolutionarily conserved kinetochore-associated Ndc80 complex (Ndc80p-Nuf2p-Spc24p-Spc25p)), whose product MSRPSSIYRPGNSSLTSRRIHHVIPQDSFPLLDFKEISICLQSCDFIANEELVSRPTSQYIKTLLEQLLDSFMGLSADNINGMVRNVNKNDLSMTKTQDAQMEEEPENGGSQIEDDDDITSSVRLILLHRGAYEFFSICGVNDFTLMDIMRPEPQRIRRILSAVVNYARFREENSVECEKLVSISEGNLEQLKVVQNENSRLSNKINDLKYKIEANETDEGNKKATLKQITTYNSKLENELKKLKKNQEILTLEHSKYKDEKRRLIEKLEDHNYLIMESNKELDKLKSYLLSNPEILTKIIEDLKTNLSEYQTNLADLESKNKNMTISIESFQLVEQELKNLFRILEEVLNDLTKEETSLDKLNKYQEFKEQQNLTLNDLNRQIQQVTRQLNNTEEKIKRLRHQSSERSEASKQKLISLKDGYDTLVKERKVKEQELNKKKDFISELETKMNGERSNFQIELRNAELAVAKLNSHVKLYLTEMNKKVD is encoded by the coding sequence ATGTCACGCCCTAGCTCCATATATAGACCGGGGAATTCATCTTTAACTAGTCGTCGGATTCATCATGTTATTCCGCAGGATCTGTTTCCATTGTTGGATTTCAAGGAAATATCGATTTGTTTACAAAGTTGTGATTTTATAgctaatgaagaattagtaTCAAGACCGACTAGTCAGTATATCAAAACATTACTAGAACAGCTTCTAGACTCGTTCATGGGTCTCTCTGctgataatattaatggAATGGTTAGAAATGTAAACAAGAATGACTTATCTATGACGAAAACGCAGGATGCTCAGATGGAAGAAGAACCAGAAAATGGAGGATCACAAATAgaagacgatgatgatataaCGTCGAGCGTACGTTTAATATTGCTACACAGAGGGGCATATGAGTTTTTTCTGATATGTGGAGTAAATGATTTTACGTTAATGGACATAATGAGGCCTGAACCACAGAGAATACGGAGAATATTGAGTGCCGTTGTAAATTATGCAAGATTTAGGGAAGAGAATTCTGTAGAGTGTGAGAAGCTTGTCAGCATAAGTGAAGGTAACCTAGAGCAATTGAAGGTTGTACAAAATGAGAACAGTAGactttcaaataaaataaacGACTTAAAGTATAAAATTGAAGCCAACGAGACAGATGAGGGCAATAAAAAGGCAACATTGAAGCAAATAACGACTTATAACtcaaaattggaaaatgaattaaaaaagttgaaaaagaatcagGAAATATTAACTTTGGAGCATTCTAAATATAAGGACGAAAAGAGAAGATTGATCGAGAAATTAGAGGATCacaattatttaataatggaaTCGAATAAAGAGTTGGATAAGTTAAAAAGCTATCTCCTATCTAATCCTGAAATCCTTACCAAAATCATTGAGGATTTAAAGACGAATTTAAGCGAATATCAAACCAATTTGGCCGATTTAGAATCgaagaataaaaatatgacCATAAGCATTGAATCATTTCAGTTAGtagaacaagaattaaaaaatctatttagaattttggaagaagtattgaatgatttaactaaagaagaaacttctttagataaattgaacaaatacCAAGAATTCAAAGAACAACAAAACTTGACTTTAAACGACTTAAATAGACAAATCCAACAAGTAACGAGACAACTCAATAATACGGAGGAGAAAATTAAAAGGTTAAGACATCAATCAAGCGAGAGGAGTGAAGCCAGTAAACAGAAgctaatttctttaaaagACGGCTACGATACTTTGGTCAAAGAGCGTAAAGttaaagaacaagaattaaataagaaaaaagaTTTTATAAGTGAATTGGAAACTAAGATGAATGGAGAGAGAagtaattttcaaatagaGCTAAGAAACGCTGAATTGGCTGTTGCTAAATTAAATTCTCATGTCAAACTCTATTTAACTgaaatgaataaaaaaGTGGATTGA
- a CDS encoding DEHA2E15114p (similar to uniprot|P41735 Saccharomyces cerevisiae YOR125c CAT5 Mitochondrial inner membrane protein directly involved in ubiquinone biosynthesis essential for several other metabolic pathways including respiration and gluconeogenic gene activation), whose translation MISSAIRLHPLRSSVRPLSSAARVFQQDKQPKKKPSKKSRKDVEYGKLSQAQKAFLDRIIRVDQAGELGANYIYYGQFTVLASKYPHLRPVLQHMWDQEIHHHNTFNRLQTERRVRPSLLTPLWKVGSFGIGVSTALISKEAAMACTVAVETVIGGHYNQQLRVLMNQYNIPAYDKATGEILPEESLDKSAQCSPELTDLKDLISTFRDDELEHLDTAIEHDAEKAVPYILLTEAIKLVCRGAIWTAERV comes from the coding sequence ATGATATCACTGGCTATAAGATTACACCCATTGAGGTCACTGGTGCGTCCTTTATCATCTGCTGCTAGGGTATTCCAACAAGATAAACAACCCAAGAAAAAACCCCTGAAGAAATCCCGTAAGGATGTGGAATACGGCAAGTTATCACAGGCACAGAAAGCGTTCCTTGATCGCATTATTCGTGTAGATCAAGCAGGAGAGTTGGGAgcaaattatatttattacgGCCAATTCACAGTATTGGCCAGCAAATACCCACATTTAAGACCGGTGTTACAGCATATGTGGgatcaagaaattcacCATCATAATACATTCAATAGATTACAAACAGAACGTCGTGTAAGACCTTCTTTATTAACACCATTATGGAAAGTAGGTTCTTTTGGTATTGGTGTTAGTACTGCGCTCATCAGCAAAGAAGCTGCGATGGCATGTACTGTGGCAGTGGAAACTGTTATTGGAGGCCACTACAACCAGCAATTGAGAGTGTTGATGAATCAATATAACATACCAGCTTACGATAAGGCTACCGGTGAAATTTTACCCGAGGAGAGCTTAGACAAGAGCGCACAGTGTTCCCCTGAATTGACCGATTTGAAAGATCTTATTAGTACTTTTAGGGATGACGAATTAGAGCATTTAGACACTGCGATAGAACATGATGCAGAAAAGGCTGTTCCATATATCTTATTAACCGAAGCTATCAAGTTGGTTTGTAGAGGAGCTATTTGGACAGCTGAAAGAGTATAA
- a CDS encoding DEHA2E15136p (some similarities with uniprot|Q06390 Saccharomyces cerevisiae YDR374C Hypothetical ORF), with the protein MYSDSRDSVFEWDSDVFSDKFRGNSDVSSQGTLSTPSTGNQYCTPRSISAVESFSYDNTMLQPEVIPRTSIWSASFRSNSESLVPFDPLVVNGAEQKTGEEEYVYQIPPRFVFRSFRGCRFAVEDNARFFVIKSYSGMDVDASIANNIWASTNLGNKRLNRAFDEVRAVRGKIFLFFSVNCSGRFCGVVEMKNNIDFTRTSDVWVEKSRWKGVFPVEWLMIKDVPNRHFQHLKNPLNESKSVTNSRDTQELPFDIGVSMLKIFSSFK; encoded by the coding sequence ATGTACAGTGATAGTAGAGATAGCGTATTTGAATGGGATTCTGATGTTTTTTCAGACAAATTCCGAGGGAATTCTGATGTTTCTTCTCAGGGAACATTATCCACACCCTCGACGGGAAATCAATATTGTACGCCTAGATCGATTTCAGCGGTGGAATCATTTAGTTACGATAATACAATGTTACAGCCAGAAGTTATTCCCCGGACAAGTATTTGGTCCGCTTCGTTCAGGAGTAATAGTGAGTCGCTCGTGCCATTTGATCCGTTGGTGGTTAATGGAGCAGAGCAGAAGACAGGGGAAGAGGAGTATGTGTATCAGATACCACCCCGGTTTGTTTTTAGAAGTTTCAGAGGTTGTCGGTTCGCGGTTGAAGACAATGCCAGGTTTTTTGTGATCAAGTCATATAGTGGAATGGACGTGGATGCGTCGATTGCCAACAACATCTGGGCGTCAACCAACTTAGGAAATAAGCGGCTTAATAGGGCATTTGACGAAGTTCGGGCTGTTAGGGGCAAAATATTCCTCTTTTTCCTGGTCAATTGCTCTGGCCGTTTCTGTGGGGTTGTAGAAATGAAGAACAACATCGATTTTACTCGCACGAGCGACGTATGGGTCGAAAAGTCCCGTTGGAAGGGCGTGTTCCCGGTCGAGTGGCTAATGATTAAGGATGTTCCAAACAGACACTTTCAGCATCTAAAGAACCCTCTCAACGAGTCAAAATCTGTCACAAACTCCAGGGATACTCAAGAGTTGCCATTTGATATTGGTGTTTCTAtgttaaaaatatttagctcgtttaaataa
- a CDS encoding DEHA2E15158p (weakly similar to ca|CA3360|IPF9568 Candida albicans IPF9568 unknown function): MSYRVQRVDDEFVSNKNKKDKAGVKYPKKFSKKVNMGKVNFAVVEKWIGDTLNEQLPDDDVVIDYVGELLQAEDEPDIKMIHLQMQDFLGQEQAMKFCETLWDLLMSAQDDPDGIPAQLLEQRRKEYEADVDSGKVEKPKTNYNRSGAGQNTLMDAKTNGDKGRSYKDKGRSDMKNTSGQNRRHYRNTRNDRDMDPQDIRASKNTGYRDDKQDRSYKRSDNRENDNRK, from the coding sequence ATGTCGTACAGAGTCCAAAGAGTAGACGATGAGTTTGTGAGTAACAAGAATAAGAAAGATAAAGCTGGGGTGAAGTACCCAAAGAAATTCTCCAAGAAAGTCAATATGGGGAAAGTGAACTTTGCAGTGGTGGAAAAATGGATTGGTGATACTTTGAACGAGCAATTGCCGGACGATGACGTGGTAATTGACTACGTGGGCGAATTGTTGCAAGCCGAAGACGAGCCGGACATCAAGATGATCCATTTACAAATGCAGGACTTTTTGGGTCAAGAACAGGCCATGAAGTTCTGCGAGACGTTGTGGGACTTGTTGATGAGTGCACAGGATGATCCTGATGGCATACCGGCGCAGCTTCTAGAACAAAGACGGAAGGAGTACGAGGCAGACGTAGACAGCGGTAAGGTGGAAAAACCGAAGACCAACTACAACAGAAGTGGTGCTGGACAAAATACTTTAATGGATGCAAAAACCAATGGCGATAAAGGGCGCAGCTACAAGGATAAAGGGCGTAGTGACATGAAGAACACTTCTGGCCAAAATAGAAGACACTACAGAAATACGCGAAATGATAGGGACATGGATCCCCAGGATATAAGGGCCTCGAAAAACACCGGATATAGAGATGACAAACAGGATCGATCGTACAAGCGGTCTGATAATCGGGAAAACGACAACAGAAAATGA